In Arachis hypogaea cultivar Tifrunner chromosome 17, arahy.Tifrunner.gnm2.J5K5, whole genome shotgun sequence, a single window of DNA contains:
- the LOC112767151 gene encoding uncharacterized protein codes for MSLSAAEDDSSSSEIHLPAEIDWHMLDKSKFFFLGAALFSGVSAALYPMVVLKTRQQVSSAKYSCLNMSCAIMRYEGFRGFYKGFGTSLMGTIPARALYMAALEATKSNVGTGLMELGFSDTTATAMSNAAAGVTSAMAAQLVWTPIDVVSQRLMVQGCSSSNGGSNNSMLRNLNSENYRNGIDAFRKILCADGARGFYRGFGISILTYAPSNAVWWTSYSMVHRVIWSAFGSYMCDNNCNHFRPDSRAMLGVQGLSAVLASGVSAIVTMPLDTIKTRLQVLDADDNGRRRPLTFGQTIRNLVKEGGLLACYRGLAPRWASMSMSATTMITTYEFLKRLSTKSQEKFT; via the coding sequence ATGAGTTTGAGTGCCGCAGAGGACGATTCTTCCTCGTCGGAGATTCATCTTCCGGCGGAGATAGACTGGCACATGCTGGACAAGTCCAAGTTCTTCTTCCTCGGCGCCGCCTTATTCTCCGGCGTGTCCGCCGCACTTTACCCCATGGTTGTCCTGAAAACTCGGCAGCAAGTTTCTTCTGCAAAATACTCGTGCCTGAACATGTCCTGCGCCATTATGCGCTACGAAGGTTTCAGAGGCTTCTACAAAGGTTTCGGAACTTCTCTGATGGGAACTATCCCAGCTCGCGCACTCTACATGGCGGCACTCGAAGCCACAAAGAGCAATGTCGGAACCGGCCTCATGGAATTGGGTTTCTCCGACACCACAGCCACCGCCATGTCTAACGCCGCCGCAGGTGTTACCTCTGCTATGGCGGCGCAACTTGTGTGGACCCCAATCGATGTTGTGAGCCAGAGACTCATGGTTCAAGGATGCAGCAGCAGCAATGGCGGTAGCAACAACAGCATGCTGAGAAACCTCAACTCAGAGAATTACAGGAACGGCATTGATGCTTTCAGGAAGATTCTGTGTGCTGATGGAGCCAGAGGGTTCTACAGAGGATTCGGTATTTCGATATTAACATACGCGCCTTCCAATGCAGTTTGGTGGACTTCATATTCAATGGTGCATAGAGTTATATGGAGTGCATTTGGTTCTTACATGTGTGACAATAACTGCAATCATTTTAGGCCTGATTCAAGGGCCATGCTTGGAGTGCAAGGTTTGAGTGCGGTTCTAGCAAGTGGGGTGTCGGCGATTGTCACAATGCCGCTTGACACCATCAAGACCAGGTTGCAGGTTTTGGATGCCGACGACAATGGAAGAAGGAGGCCGTTGACTTTTGGTCAAACCATAAGGAACTTGGTTAAGGAAGGTGGTCTTTTAGCTTGTTACAGAGGCTTGGCTCCAAGGTGGGCTTCCATGTCCATGTCTGCTACAACCATGATCACTACCTACGAGTTCTTGAAACGCTTGTCTACTAAGTCTCAAGAAAAATTTACTTGA